One part of the Vitis riparia cultivar Riparia Gloire de Montpellier isolate 1030 chromosome 6, EGFV_Vit.rip_1.0, whole genome shotgun sequence genome encodes these proteins:
- the LOC117916952 gene encoding uncharacterized mitochondrial protein AtMg00810-like yields MDVKNAFLNGDPSEAVYMKPPPGLSVESNKVCHLRRALYGLKQAPRAWFAKFSSTIFRLGYTASPYDSALFIRRTDKGTILLLLYVDDMIITGNDLSGIQELKDFLSQQFEMKDLGHLSYFLGLEITHSTDGLYITQAKYASDLLSQAGLIDSKNVDTPVELNAHLTPSGGKPLSNPSLYRRLVGSLVYLTVTRPDISYAVHQVSQYLSAPRSTHYAAVLRILRYLKGTIFHGLFYSAQSPFVLRAFSDADWVGDPTDRRSTTGYCFLLGFSLISWRSKKQTFVACFSTEAEYRALADTTFELLWLRWLLKDLGVSTSSATPLYYDNQSAIHIAHHDVFHERTKHIEIDCHFIRYHLVHGALKLFFVSSKDQLADIFTKSLPTRRTRDLIDNLKLVSHPP; encoded by the coding sequence atggatgttaaaaatgccttccttaatGGGGATCCGAGTGAAGCAGTCTATATGAAACCTCCTCCTGGTCTCTCTGTTGAATCAAACAAGGTTTGTCATCTTCGACGTgcactttatggtcttaaacaagcccCACGAGCTTGGTTTGCCAAGTTCAGCTCCACTATTTTTCGCTTGGGTTACACTGCCAGTCCGTATGATTCTGCCTTATTTATTCGTCGTACTGATAAAGGCACTATTTTGCTtcttctatatgtggatgatatgattatAACTGGTAATGACCTTAGTGGCATTCAAGAACTCAAGGATTTTCTCAGTCAGcagtttgagatgaaagatcttggacatcTCAGCTATTTCCTGGGTCTTGAAATTACTCATTCCACAGATGGTCTTTATATTACTCAAGCCAAGTATGCTTCTGATCTGCTGTCTCAAGCCGGACTCATTGACAGTAAGAATGTTGACACTCCAGTCGAACTTAATGCACATCTGACACCCTCCGGGGGGAAACCATTGTCTAATCCTTCTCTTTACAGACGATTGGTTGGCAGCTTAGTTTATCTCACagttactcgtccagacatctCCTATGCTGTTCATCAGGTGAGCCAGTATTTGTCTGCTCCACGATCAACTCACTATGCTGCTGTTCTGCGCATTCTTCGATACCTGAAGGGTACCATTTTTCATGGCCTTTTCtactcagctcaatctccttTTGTACTCCGTGCATtctctgatgctgattgggtaGGAGATCCTACTGATCGCAGGTCCACTACAGGTTACTGCTTCCTTCTtggtttttctttgatttcttggagaagtaagaaacaaacttttgtggCCTGCTTCAGTACTGAAGCAGAATATCGTGCCCTTGCTGATACCACATTTGAGCTCCTTTGGCTAAGATGGCTTCTTAAGGATTTGGGTGTGTCCACCTCCTCTGCTACTCCCCTTTATTATGACAACCAGAGTGCCATTCATATTGCTCACCATGATGTCTTTCATGAACGGACTAAACACATcgagattgattgtcattttaTCCGTTATCATCTTGTCCATGGTGCTCTTAAGCTTTTCTTCGTCTCCTCCAAAGATCAGCTTgcagatatcttcaccaagtcaCTTCCTACAAGACGCACTCGTGATTTAATTGACAACCTCAAGTTGGTCTCACATCCACCTTGA